tggcaCGAAGGCCGTGGCTGGAGCTGGGCCACCGCGGAGCTCGCCCCGAGAGGAGGGTAGATCACTTGCGATGAACCCACGTGTCATCAGCTTGGTTCCCGGGGCGCtgggggaggagaaggcagcGGGCCTGCGGTTCTTGTGCTGTAAATAGTGCGCTTGGCGCAGCGCTAACCAGCGGCCGGGGGCTGATGTGTGCCGGCTGTGGATCCAGCGGAGCTCCTGCCCAGGGGGGCTGCTGTTGCATCAGAGCTCAGCGCTGGGGAACCTGCCTTGCCGTGGTCGGTGGGACAGCTATGAGCTACATCCTACGGGCTCCAGGTATACCAGCTCTGTGGCTCCATCTGTCCTGACCCCTTCCCCGTGCCTCCCAGCTCATCTCTGCCAGCCCGGTGCAGCCGTTTCAGTTCTCAAACCTCCTGCCTTGGCATCTGCTTCGGCCTCACCGCAATTAATCTGCACCGGCAGCCCCTTACCTGCCTTCCCTGCGCAGAGGGCTTGGCGtggccgcggcggggcgggctcctgggctgtgctgcagcagccagctcagctgGCACTCCGCTGTGTACAGGCCTGGGCAGCTTCTCATCCCCCCCTTCCAGCAGCCCATTTTGCTGATCATCTGCAGCGTTGTGCCAACAGTGTCTTAAATCCCATCTggtttcccctccctcctcccatcGCAGCCTTGCGTAACCAGGGCAGAGcgcagcctcctccctgccccgggGTCCCGTTTTATAACCATtgcctcctttcctctccctggaCCCTGACCTTGACGGGGTGtgaaaatgcttctgttttttgtaaGTTCggattaataaataataaaaccccCGCCAGCACAGCTTGCTCTCGGTCTGGTCTCTCGGGGAGGGCAGCAGCGGAGGGCTTGATgtgggtgggaggaaggagagctgcGGGTGCCAGCTCCCCTTTGCCCAGCTGTGGGTGCTGGCTGGGTCACGGTGCCATCCGGAGGGGCGAGGGCTCTCCATCGCTCCACAGGGGTGCCAAAACGAGGGTGTGGGACAGTGGCTGCTTAGCAGGGTGTTTGCAGCTGCTCGCTGGcaccccagcctgcagcaggagcctgccAGAACCTCTGTTGCTCTCCTTGGCTGTCAGGCgctggctggggagggatgcGCGGGGCTGGCTCAGGACCTGGGGAGCCCTGGGCTCCGTGGGCGGTCAGCCCTGCGGTTTCGGGCTGCCCCGGGCCCGCTGCACGGCCAAGTTGCGGCGTTGCCTCGCCGTGCCACGCAATTCCCCTCTCCCCGTGCAGCCGGGAATTGCCGGGAGCCCCGCTTCCCCTCTCCGCTGCTGCAAAACCCCGGCCCCAAAAGCAGCGCGGCGGGGCTGCCCgtgccctgcccggggctgcgCCTCCGCTTTGGGACCGAGCCGGGGGGGTCCCGCACTTTatccccccctcctccctctcccaggGCTCCGGCACCCCCCCGGCAGCGGCGGAACCGGTGACCTTAATCCGCGCCGACCTTGCGGGGCCCGGGGACGTGCGGGACCGGGAGGGGGGAACCGggggggggaggccgggggccGGGCTcgccgccccgccgctgccAAGGGGCGGGCAGCCcgggctgccccggccccgtgcGGCCGCAGTCGGCGGAGCACCGGAGGCGCGGCGCGGCACCGGAGAGCTGGTacggggccggggggccggggcgggccgagccgagccgagccgagcggAGCCTCCCcagcgggggctgcagggtgggggGAGAAGTGCCGGCGTGCTCCTCTGCTTTGGTTCAAGGTGCCCCCCCAACACCGGCAGCGTGCGTGTGCGAACCgggacagcagcagggtggGGTGCCCGGGGGTCACCCCTCCCTGCACGGGTACCGCACACACGGGGGCATTTAAATCTtctgggtggcactgggggggggcacgcctgctgtgcccccagcccctcctggggACTGTCACCTCTGGGTGAGGAGCTGCGGGTGGGCTGGAGCAcggcctcctgcagccccacagttcaggctggaaaggggagaaggggctgtgccccccccgGCAGGAGGCAGCGGCCCTTCGGGAAGCCCTCGGGTTGGGTTTCCAGCAGAAGGGCTCTGGCTCCAGCCCCTGGCTCCCGTCCCGCTCTCCTCGACAGAGGAGCAAGGGTCAGAGCTCTCCAGGGCCAGGGGGCTGCATGGGACCGGGGCTCGAGTGCTGGGGACACCTGCCCCTGTGCCCGAGGGGCTCCCCGCAGTGGAAGGGGACTTCTCTGCTGCGGTGTGTGCACGGGGAAGCCACTGCTcccctgcttgggcagggctgGATGCCTTTGGGTGGTGTCTGcacagggaaggggctggcGATGCAGGAGATCGGTTCGTCTCCAAAATCTCAGCTCTGTTGCCCAAGCAGCCCCCTTGCACGCACATGTGACAgggtgcagagcacagccctgctggtggcagcaagCCGGCAGGGACTGGCCGGTCCCTGTCCCAGGCCAGCGTgtctccctgctcctccagccttgACACCTCTCCTTCCGCCCCGGCTTTCCCCAAACCCTCCCAGCCCCGTCGCCTCTGCTGCCGCTGCTCGGGGGAGCGCGGGGCAGCCTGGGTGCCTGCAAAGGTCTGGCAGCCAGGCTTGGCAGCTGCCTGCACGCTGACGGCACCGGCTATtcccagccccgcagcgccgGTGCCGTGCTGAGTCAGGGGCCTGGGGCACGGCCGGCACCCCTGCACCCCTGCACCAAGTCCCTCACCCCGAGGGGGACCCCGAACCGCGATGGCGCTCCTCCCCACATCCAAATCACAGCCTGCCAGCTGCGGTATGCAGTCCTTGAGGGCTGCTCGAGCTTCCGGGCGACTGGCACATCCAAGCGATTTATCATCAGTCTAATTAAAGTCTTGACAACCTAATCAAGGACTTATTGTAAGTCCCGTTGCATTTATAGTCCCACTTGTCCCCGCTCGCTCCCAGCAGCGCTGCTGTTCTGCCGCTGcgctcccagccccggggtgctgggagAAGGATCCGGGAGCCCCTGCCTGCGGGTGCGTGGCGCTGGCACTGAGGTTGGTCGCCGTTACCTCCAGATTTGCTGCCATGGGGTTGCTGCCGGGCGGTGGGGGCTCTCCCTGGCAGTTTTGCTGGCTCGCGGGGTCAGTCCCTCCtagcagcagggctctgctcccctgctGGCTCCGGGGGCCGCTCGTGcaagtttttccattttcccccAGCACCTTTCAAGCGCTGGCTTCCCGGTAATGCAATCAATATTTCATGAGCACACCGAGACGAACTTGACACTTAACGAAAGCGGTGACCTGGGAGGAGGCAGGCGCAGGTGCGCTCGCCTACACCGCACACGGGCGTTGGGGACGGACCCCCGGCAGcgcccagcccctctccccaaGCCgccccttctcttccctccccagcgGCGCCGGCACGGAGGAGGCAGAGCCATGGCATCGCTGCCGTGCAACGCCCGTGAGTGCTCTCCATCGGAGGGGATGCttggggcagggtgctgggtgaTCCTGATTCACGCCGGGGCAAATCTGGCCCCTGGCACCCTCTGGGGATTTGGGCTCATCTGGTGGCATGTGGGAGCCTCCCCACCCCGGTCatcggggcaggggctggcagctccaAAACGGGGGGTGGAGGCTGCCGAGGGTCGATGGGGAATCCGTCTTTGTCCCTCTTGTGGCAAAGGGAGTTTGTTTGGGGTCCTCCCTCCTCCGTTCCAAAGTGAGGGATTGCGCGGGgtcccaggggctgcagggagcgcTGCCCCGAGACGCAGCCCCCTCCGCCCCCAGGCATCCAGCTCACAGACACGCTGGAGCAGATGCAGCAAGGCGCGTTGATGCGCAAAGTCAAGTCCAAGAGCTGGAAGAAGCAGCGCTACTTCAAGCTGCAGGACGACTGCATGACCATCTGGTACCAGTCCAAGAGGACGGGCAAAACCGAGTCTGCTTGTGAGTACCAGCTGGGGTGTGCCCGGGGGGGGTCATCAGTAGGGTTCAGAGTGAACACGGCCGTGAACGTGTGGAGAGTCCTTAAGCTGAATTTGCAGAGTGTTGAGAACCTGAGGCTGCGTGCATGCCTAGGGGCTCCACGCCCACACCGCTCTGGATGAGCAGCTCAGCGTGTGAGTGAGGAGACGGGTGggtgagcaggaggagggatggTTGGAGGGGCAGAGGTCTGCGGGCagtgccccctgccctgccgtCCTTGTCCCCGCAGACAgagctcctctccctctgccccagtCTCCATCAGCGACGTGGAGACGGTGCGGGAAGGGCACCAGTCGgaggtgctgcagagcctggccGAGGAGTTCCCCCCCGAGCGCTGCTTCACCATCGTCTTCTACGGCCGCCGGGGCAACCTGGACCTCATTGCTGGCTCGGCCGAGGAGGCGCAGTGCTGGGTGCAGGGCCTGCGCCAGCTCATCGAGGTGGCCACCAGCATGGACCAGAGGGAGAGGATAGACCAATATCCTTCCCGCGGGCACTGCTCTGCCTTCTCACCCAGCCCTTCCCCGGTCTCCCGCCTGCCCCAGGccctccatccccagctttGCTCCAGCACGTGCTTGGTTTTTAGGGGTCTCACCATCAGCATCAGGCTGGGGAGAGCCCCCAGCGAAAGGAAAAGGTTTGGTGCTGCCCGGCTCCGTCTCCCTTAGCCACAGCCCTTTCCCTTAACATCTGCCCTGGTTTCTCGCACGTGGATCCGTGACTGGTTCCAGAAGGCTGACAAGAACAAGGACGGGCGCATGAACTTCAAGGAGGCGCAGCGTCTCCTCAAGATGATGAACGTGGACATGAACGAGGACCATGCCCTGCGGCTCTTCCAGGTACACACCACACCTGCGGGGCTGCAcgggctggagcaggctgcacaACCTCCCTGTGGAaggtcttccttccttccttccttccttgacCCATCCCTAACCCCACCCTCCCTCCGCCCGTGGGGTTCCCCGTGCCCCCTGCTGGCTCTGTGCCGCGGGCAGGGTGCTGAGCGAGCCCCCCCGCAGGCTGCCGACAAGTCGGAGTCGGGGACGCTGGAAGGGGAAGAGTTCGTGCTCTTCTACAAAGCCCTCACGGAGCGCGAGGAGGTGCTGAGCCTCTTCCAGGCCTTCTCTGAGGACGGGAAGAAGCTGAcgctgctggagctggtggaTTTCCTGcggcaggagcagctggaggacgAGGGCACGGAGGAGCTCGCCATGGAGCTCATCGACAAGTACGAGCCATCGGAGACGGGTGAGAGCCTGGAGCTGCgccctgtgctggggaaggggagcactgagaccccccccgcccctcctGCTGTGGGTGGGTGCGGGCAAAGGGCTCACCGCTGATCTGGGTGCAGTTCCCCCTTTTTGGGTCCATTTTCCCTCCCGGGGGAGGTTGGCCAGCCGTGGGGTGCGAGGTCCGGCCCTGGGGCCTCCCACTGCCTGCCTCCCCAAGGCTGCTGCCTCGGGCACCCCCATCGCTCCTCGTGCCCCAGCCCGGTGCAGGGTGCCAggggccaccagcagccccattTGCCCCAGCCCCGTTCCCCGGGTCTCcagtctcctctcctcccatCCGCCTGCAGCCAGGGCTCGCCACGCGCTGAGTGCCGACGGGTTCCTCATGTACCTCTGCTCCCCGGAGGGCTCCGTCTTCAACCCCCGGCACCAGGGGCTGTGGCAGGACATGACCCAGCCGCTCTGCCACTACTTCATCTCCTCCTCTCACAACACCTACCTGATAGAGGACCAGATCCGGGGCCAGAGCAGCATCGAGGGCTACATCAGGTAATGGGCtgctccctcccacccacccccggGGCCCCCAGCGCCGTGCCCCGGGCAGCTCCATGGGGGCACATCCAGCAAGAGGAGAAGCTCCTTGGGCTGAGAGCTCACCCTGGGCCTGGGGCAGCAGCGGTATTGCCCTGGGGGCTGTTTGCCAGCCTCCCTTGGTGATGCAGCACCCCTGTGGCCATGCCCAGGAAGCGGTTCCCTTTTGGAGATGCTCGATGCTCGGCCCAACTCTCCCTGCTCTCCACCCACCCATCCCTAGATGCGTGTCCCCACCCTGACAGCTGTCCCCTGGCCCTGCGGGGGGGACACCGCCAccagagggagggcagggggttGGTGCCCTGCCCGGGCAGGGGGTAGCGGGCTGACCGCCCACCCGCAGGGCTCTGAAACGGGGCTGCCGCTGCCTGGAGGTGGACTGCTGGGACGGGCCGAACGGGgagcccatggtgtaccacgGGCACACCTTCACCTCCAAGATCCCCTTCAGGGAGGTGGTGAGCACCCTGGGGAAGTACGCCTTCCAGGTAGGGCGCTGGCAGTCCCGCGTGGCCTcggcggggctgggctgcgTGCTGAGGGGCGGCGATGGGGCTCCGGgggggcagcagtgctggggcacGGTGGGGACGGTGGCCGTGTCCACTCCGGGGGACATTGGGGCATGATACGGGGAGGTGAAGGGCTCAGGGGGATCCGAGGGCTCCTTCCTGGGCAAAGCCCTTTTGAGAGCTTGTGGTTCTCCCCAGCCTCACCGAGGCTGGTCCCCGGCCGTGCATCCGAGCCGTGCTGCCCTTCAGAGCCCCCCCCGGAGGCGGCTGCTTTctccctgtgtcccccccccccccgcccaccGCTGCTGGGACAGGAGCGCTGGCACCTTGCTCCCCAGGCCTCCGACTACCCGGTGATCCTGTCCCTGGAGAACCACTGCAgcatggagcagcaggaggtgctggccCAGCAGCTCCGGGACATCCTGGGGGAGCAGCTCCTCACCGCCACCATCGACGGGCGCGTCCCCACGCGGCTCCCGTCCCCGGAGGTAGGGGCAGAGGAAACCTGCCTGGGaactgctgccctgcctgggagCGGGACGGGGAGGTGGCTCTGCTGTCCCCCCGccagtcctcctcctccctgccccatcccctcctGGGTGCTGAAGGGCGCCGGTCCCTGACACCGCGGGGTCCCAGGGGACGGTGTGGAGCCCCGCggagcccagcagcccagggtccccacccccctgcccctgcaggagctgaagcaCAAGATCCTGCTGAAGGGGAAGAAGATCGGGCGGCTGGAGGACGTGCTGGACGGGCCGGGGGACGAGGCACCCGACGTGTCCGATGATGACAACGGCGcggaggcagaggaggagaagaggaggatgaaggtGGGTGGCCCGGGCTGGGGACCggctggtggtgctgagcccccggACACAGCTGTGGGACACCACCAGGAAGGGGGACAGAGGTTTCTGGGCCATGTCAGCCCCCTTTCGGCATCCCGTGGAGGCACCGTGATGGGGGCCCCCTGCCTGCTCCGTTCCTGATGGGGACCTGACGGGGCTCTGCTTGGCAGAAGGACAAGGAGAGCCTGGCCCAGGCGTTGTCCGACTGCGTCGTCTACTGCAAGAGCGTGTCCTTCCGGGGCTTCCAGGAGG
This DNA window, taken from Oxyura jamaicensis isolate SHBP4307 breed ruddy duck chromosome 7 unlocalized genomic scaffold, BPBGC_Ojam_1.0 oxy7_random_OJ72933, whole genome shotgun sequence, encodes the following:
- the PLCD4 gene encoding 1-phosphatidylinositol 4,5-bisphosphate phosphodiesterase delta-4 isoform X2 — its product is MASLPCNARIQLTDTLEQMQQGALMRKVKSKSWKKQRYFKLQDDCMTIWYQSKRTGKTESAFSISDVETVREGHQSEVLQSLAEEFPPERCFTIVFYGRRGNLDLIAGSAEEAQCWVQGLRQLIEVATSMDQRERIDQWIRDWFQKADKNKDGRMNFKEAQRLLKMMNVDMNEDHALRLFQAADKSESGTLEGEEFVLFYKALTEREEVLSLFQAFSEDGKKLTLLELVDFLRQEQLEDEGTEELAMELIDKYEPSETARARHALSADGFLMYLCSPEGSVFNPRHQGLWQDMTQPLCHYFISSSHNTYLIEDQIRGQSSIEGYIRALKRGCRCLEVDCWDGPNGEPMVYHGHTFTSKIPFREVVSTLGKYAFQASDYPVILSLENHCSMEQQEVLAQQLRDILGEQLLTATIDGRVPTRLPSPEELKHKILLKGKKIGRLEDVLDGPGDEAPDVSDDDNGAEAEEEKRRMKDKESLAQALSDCVVYCKSVSFRGFQEARSHSRPSEISSLAEAKARKLIRDAGNDFVRHNAWQLTRIYPSGMRTDSSNYSPQEMWNAGCQIVALNFQTAGTEMDLCDGLFSQNGRCGYVLKPPFMRDEGTLFNPGEPSTREGPGPVTLTIQVISGQQLPKVANSKDGAIIDPLVRVEIHGVPADQAHQETKYIENNGFNPRWDETLQFQLHVPELALVRFVVEDYDKTSRNDFVGQFTLAFANIKPGYRHIHLLSKDGTSIPPSSLFVHIRITEPPGPEQD
- the PLCD4 gene encoding 1-phosphatidylinositol 4,5-bisphosphate phosphodiesterase delta-4 isoform X1, whose translation is MASLPCNARIQLTDTLEQMQQGALMRKVKSKSWKKQRYFKLQDDCMTIWYQSKRTGKTESAFSISDVETVREGHQSEVLQSLAEEFPPERCFTIVFYGRRGNLDLIAGSAEEAQCWVQGLRQLIEVATSMDQRERIDQWIRDWFQKADKNKDGRMNFKEAQRLLKMMNVDMNEDHALRLFQAADKSESGTLEGEEFVLFYKALTEREEVLSLFQAFSEDGKKLTLLELVDFLRQEQLEDEGTEELAMELIDKYEPSETARARHALSADGFLMYLCSPEGSVFNPRHQGLWQDMTQPLCHYFISSSHNTYLIEDQIRGQSSIEGYIRALKRGCRCLEVDCWDGPNGEPMVYHGHTFTSKIPFREVVSTLGKYAFQASDYPVILSLENHCSMEQQEVLAQQLRDILGEQLLTATIDGRVPTRLPSPEELKHKILLKGKKIGRLEDVLDGPGDEAPDVSDDDNGAEAEEEKRRMKKDKESLAQALSDCVVYCKSVSFRGFQEARSHSRPSEISSLAEAKARKLIRDAGNDFVRHNAWQLTRIYPSGMRTDSSNYSPQEMWNAGCQIVALNFQTAGTEMDLCDGLFSQNGRCGYVLKPPFMRDEGTLFNPGEPSTREGPGPVTLTIQVISGQQLPKVANSKDGAIIDPLVRVEIHGVPADQAHQETKYIENNGFNPRWDETLQFQLHVPELALVRFVVEDYDKTSRNDFVGQFTLAFANIKPGYRHIHLLSKDGTSIPPSSLFVHIRITEPPGPEQD